One genomic region from Osmerus mordax isolate fOsmMor3 chromosome 4, fOsmMor3.pri, whole genome shotgun sequence encodes:
- the LOC136942469 gene encoding uncharacterized protein has translation MKVAIDGLLTTHHGQKGMLRLVDHEYAAMVHSSSTNPNSLVHPTTRLHICRYVKHLAKLQNTSSSLNINPEKLLETQQLWQHLTEDSDTVTVPVTTLSPATVNPPAQAVPLTEETIERMVSEILQRQQQQQQQTRGQKQKTKTCLSCGQPKSRFENDGSSIHFFLPEWANQVLLLLHQKYGAEGLTNPRMELVAFMDTPFFERELAATQQKVQGQKAKRKAADVPPQGRLCRFCHLVFKQGPDSPNIHTGFPGVAGKYVYCPAKVFSLYQDQGMEKELTWGEFKGSAFYEAEKLRWLAEKGK, from the coding sequence ATGAAAGTGGCCATTGACGGTCTGCTCACCACACACCATGGACAGAAGGGCATGCTGAGGCTTGTGGACCACGAGTATGCAGCCATGGTCCACAGTTCCAGCACCAACCCAAATTCCCTCGTACACCCGACAACACGGCTACACATCTGCAGATATGTAAAACATCTGGCCAAGCTGCAGAACACCAGCTCCTCACTCAACATCAATCCAGAAAAGCTGCTGGAAACCCAACAGCTGTGGCAGCACTTGACTGAGGACAGTGACACTGTCACTGTGCCTGTAACCACCCTCTCACCTGCCACTGTGAATCCTCCAGCACAGGCAGTGCCACTGACAGAGGAGACGATTGAGAGAATGGTGAGTGAAATTCTCCAaagacagcagcagcaacagcaacaaACCAGAGGACAAAAGCAGAAGACAAAAACCTGTCTTTCCTGTGGCCAGCCCAAGTCCCGGTTCGAAAATGACGGCtcatccattcatttttttttaccagaatGGGCCAACCAGGTACTTTTACTGCTCCACCAAAAATATGGGGCAGAGGGACTAACAAACCCCAGAATGGAACTTGTGGCCTTCATGGACACCCCATTTTTTGAGCGGGAGCTTGCTGCAACCCAGCAAAAAGTGCAGGGCCAGAAGGCCAAAAGGAAGGCAGCAGATGTGCCACCACAGGGGCGGCTGTGCAGGTTCTGCCACCTTGTCTTTAAACAAGGCCCTGATAGCCCAAACATCCACACAGGATTCCCAGGAGTGGCAGGGAAGTATGTATACTGTCCTGCCAAGGTTTTCTCACTGTATCAGGACCAAGGCATGGAGAAGGAGCTGACCTGGGGGGAGTTCAAGGGTTCAGCCTTTTATGAGGCAGAGAAGTTGAGATGGCTGGCTGAGAAGGGGAAATGA
- the arpin gene encoding arpin, protein MSRILHNTPLLNKPVHNEKINSEWSPAKYQRGPGVLLEGKLLDVSRHSITDVNNLKVRFYVVYIKPSRIHQRRYDACGTEVEPNFSDTKKVNTGYLMSSFKVEAKGETDRLSEEQLAGLLKQDDLLGLTEKHRPSGTFAFWYPEADMDKTELEVGQDVRLKTSGDGPFIYSLAKVDGGTVTKCNFAGDEKAGASWTDKILSNRAESGSEQRPVGGEGAGAEEDEWDD, encoded by the exons ATGAGCCGAATTCTCCACAATACGCCTTTATTAAATAAACCTGTGCACAATGAAAAGATAAATAGTGAATGGTCTCCCGCGAAATATCAACG AGGCCCAGGAGTGTTGTTGGAGGGAAAGTTGCTGGACGTGTCAAGACATTCCATTACTGATGTCAACAACCTGAAG GTGCGTTTCTATGTAGTGTACATCAAGCCCAGTCGCATCCATCAAAGACGGTATGATGCCTGCGGGACAGAGGTGGAGCCAAATTTTAGCGACACCAAGAAAGTCAACACAGGCTATCTGATGTCCTCCTTCA AAGTGGAGGCTAAGGGGGAGACGGATCGTTTAAGTGAGGAGCAGTTGGCAGGCCTGCTGAAGCAAGACGATCTGCTGGGGTTGACAGAGAAGCACCGTCCGTCTGGCACATTTGCCTTCTGGTACCCCGAGGCTGATATGGACAAAACAGAGCTGGAAGTGGGCCAGGATGTCAGGCTGAAGACCAGTGGAGACGGACCATTCATCT ACTCCCTTGCCAAAGTGGATGGAGGCACCGTCACCAAGTGTAACTTCGCTGGAGATGAAAAAGCGGGAGCGTCATGGACCGATAAGATTCTGTCCAATCGGGCAGAATCAGGAAGTGAGCAGCGGCCAGTAGGAGGAGAAGGTGCAGGAGCCGAAGAAGATGAATGG GACGATTAA
- the anpeplb gene encoding alanyl (membrane) aminopeptidase-like b: protein MGKGVILSKVLAIMTVVMTVSSVSGIVIMLIIYQKAYELNPPTRPPTPNATDPLPTGLPPNMRLPKNLVPQRYDLHLQPLLYTQTTNTTNQTLAFKGSSNISFLCVERTGTIFLHSKDLSLTENTIRVNNVDRGKVVPVSGVRQHMNDTNFLEIQLNGELTVGSNYSLFIEFEGELGDNLAGLYVSKYTEKSTTDRVDDERLLVISQLQPTDARKVFPCFDEPAMKAEFMVTIIHREGTKALSNGYLKESNSVVIDGEPWEISTFHQTERMSTYLLAFTVSNFEYTSSPHDRVEIKIHARPQAIKAGHADYASGITKKMLSFYEGYLGRIYSFKKMDLVAAPDFGGVAMENWGLIMFRESALLYEEGVSSITNQEWIATVVAHELAHQWFGNLVTMKWWNNLWLNEGFATYLSYLGVGHLQPDWNMENLLVLNEIQTAFQVDSLASSHPLSCEENDVQTPSDITEQFDDISYSKGAALLRMLADYISKGSFILGLKKYLDALQYSNADNKDLWKHLQQAVNEDGGFVNVEELMYTWTNQMGYPLITINTTTGAVSQQHFLLNQTSTYDLVWHVPIRVRKSGDNPAIVLLKSSGPEMKAAFRANHNQWVLANLNCVGYYRVNYNPENWARLLDQMETDPQEIPVINRGQLIDDAFNLARAGHVNVTLALSTTRYLRNDTEFVPWEVAIRNFNYFLLMFDRSEVYGPMQAYLQNQVQGLYQHFENVTLASSVPDSHSDQYNQINAVNVACKHGLPACQTMVQELFKIWMLNHTNIIHPNLRYSVYCQAVALGGEEEWEFAWRMFQNATSATEKDKLRYALSCTRKIWLLNRYLEYTLDPDKIRKMNAVSTINYVAENVAGQALAWDFVRAHWIYLSQEYGGGIMSFSSLIDGVTQRFSTDFELQQLKQFQSAHGEQGLGSASRALEQAIERTQANIQWVKKNKKTVLEWFKGELRRP, encoded by the exons ATGGGTAAAGGGGTCATCTTGTCCAAGGTCTTGGCCATCATGACGGTGGTGATGACTGTCTCTTCTGTGTCAGGGATTGTTATCATGTTGATAATTTACCAGAAAGCGTACGAACTCAACCCACCCACCCGTCCACCTACGCCCAACGCCACCGACCCGCTGCCCACTGGACTACCACCCAACATGAGGCTGCCGAAAAACCTGGTGCCCCAGAGGTacgacctccacctccagcctctcctctacaCTCAGACCACCAACACCACAAACCAGACACTGGCCTTCAAGGGATCCTCCAACATCTCCTTCCTCTGTGTGGAGAGGACTGGGACCATCTTCCTTCACAGCAAGGACTTGTCTCTGACAGAGaacacaatcagggtgaacaacGTCGACCGGGGCAAAGTCGTCCCTGTCAGCGGTGTGCGGCAGCACATGAATGATACTAACTTCCTGGAGATCCAGCTGAACGGAGAGCTGACGGTGGGAAGCAACTACAGTCTGTTTATAGAGTTTGAGGGAGAGCTAGGGGACAATCTGGCAGGTCTGTATGTGAGTAAATACACAGAGAAAAGCACCACGGACAGAGTGGACGATGAGCG GCTGCTAGTCATCAGCCAGTTGCAGCCGACCGATGCCAGGAAAGTGTTTCCTTGTTTTGATGAGCCAGCCATGAAGGCAGAGTTCATGGTGACCATCATCCACCGAGAAGGAACCAAAGCCCTGTCCAATGGGTATTTGAAAG AGTCCAACTCTGTGGTAATAGATGGAGAGCCTTGGGAGATCTCAACCTTCCACCAAACCGAGAGAATGTCCACCTACCTCCTAGCTTTCACCGTGTCCAACTTCGAATATACGTCATCCCCTCATGATCGAGTTGAAATCAAG attcATGCTCGACCACAAGCCATCAAAGCAGGACACGCAGACTACGCCTCTGGCATCACAAAAAAGATGCTCTCCTTCTATGAGGGGTACTTAGGCAGGATATACAGCTTTAAAAAAATGG ACCTGGTGGCAGCGCCAGACTTTGGGGGAGTGGCCATGGAGAACTGGGGTCTGATCATGTTCCGGGAGTCTGCTCTGCTGTACGAGGAAGGCGTGTCCTCCATCACCAATCAGGAGTGGATTGCCACCGTTGTGGCCCATGAGCTAGCTCACCAG TGGTTTGGCAACCTGGTGACGATGAAATGGTGGAATAATCTGTGGCTGAACGAAGGCTTTGCTACGTACCTCTCCTACCTGGGAGTGGGTCATCTTCAGCCCGACTGGAACATG GAGAACCTCTTGGTTCTGAATGAGATTCAGACGGCGTTCCAGGTGGACTCTCTGGCCTCGTCACATCCTCTGAGCTGTGAGGAGAATGACGTCCAAACCCCCAGCGACATCACCGAACAGTTTGATGACATTAGCTACAGCAAg GGGGCTGCTTTACTCAGGATGTTGGCTGACTACATTTCCAAGGGATCCTTCATCCTGGGCCTGAAG AAATATCTTGACGCTTTGCAGTACAGTAATGCTGACAACAAGGATCTGTGGAAACATTTACAACAG GCAGTGAATGAGGATGGTGGATTTGTCAATGTGGAAGAATTAATGTACACCTGGACCAATCAGATGGGCTATCCTCTCATCACCATCAACACCACCACTGGAGCTGTCTCCCAGCAACACTTCCTCCTCAACCAGACCTCAACCTATGA TCTTGTGTGGCATGTTCCCATCAGAGTGAGAAAGAGCGGCGACAATCCAGCCATTGTGCTTCTCAAGAGCAGTGGTCCAG AGATGAAAGCAGCCTTCAGGGCTAACCATAACCAGTGGGTTCTGGCCAACCTAAACTGTGTTGGATACTACAGGGTGAACTACAACCCAGAGAACTGGGCCAGACTACTGGACCAGATGGAGACAGACCCCCAG GAAATTCCCGTCATCAATCGTGGTCAGCTCATTGACGATGCTTTCAATTTGGCAAG GGCAGGCCACGTCAATGTGACCCTGGCACTAAGCACCACCAGGTATCTGAGGAACGACACAGAGTTCGTCCCCTGGGAGGTTGCCATCCGCAACTTCAACTACTTCCTGCTCATGTTCGACCGCTCAGAAGTCTACGGCCCCATGCAG GCGTACTTGCAAAACCAAGTCCAAGGCTTATACCAGCACTTTGAAAACGTCACCCTGGCGTCATCAGTTCCAGATAGTCATAGTGACCA GTACAATCAGATCAATGCTGTCAATGTAGCGTGCAAACAtgggctgcctgcctgccaaacCATGGTACAGGAGCTCTTCAAAATATGGATGCTGAACCACACTAACAT TATCCATCCCAACCTGCGGTATAGTGTGTACTGCCAGGCAGTGGCactgggaggagaagaggagtgggAATTTGCCTGGAGAATGTTCCAGAATGCCACCTCCGCCACAGAGAAGGACAAGCTACGCTATGCCCTGTCTTGCACAAGGAAGATCTGGCTGCTCAACAG ATACCTGGAGTATACCTTGGACCCTGACAAGATCAGGAAAATGAACGCTGTCTCAACCATCAACTATGTTGCCGAGAATGTGGCAGGGCAGGCCCTTGCCTGGGACTTTGTACGAGCACACTGGATTTACCTCAGCCAGGA GTATGGGGGAGGAATCATGTCGTTCTCCAGCCTAATAGATGGAGTGACACAGAGATTCTCAACAGACTTTGAGCTCCAACAG CTGAAGCAGTTCCAGAGTGCTCATGGTGAGCAGGGGCTGGGGTCAGCCAGCAGAGCCCTGGAGCAGGCCATAGAGAGAACCCAGGCCAACATCCAGTGGGTGAAAAAGAACAAGAAGACCGTTCTGGAGTGGTTCAAGGGTGAACTGAGAAGACCCTGA